One Clostridium sp. CM027 genomic window carries:
- a CDS encoding NADP-dependent malic enzyme — protein MNYFVESLKLHEKHTGKIEVISKIKIQTNDDLALAYTPGVAEPCKKIYENVENVYKYTSKGNMVAVVTDGTAILGLGDIGPEAGLPVMEGKAILFKEFGNVDAFPICLDTKDVDEIVRTIQLISPGFGGINLEDISAPRCFEIEEKLKKILDIPVFHDDQHGTAIVVLAGLINACKVVGKKLENLKVVVNGAGSAGTAISKLLLSSGVKNLIVCDKVGVLYRGMAIIDDAKTALTEITNPENIKGSLSDALVGADVFIGVSAPGIVTPEMVKSMNKDSIVFGMANPTPEIMPDEAKKAGARVCGSGRSDFPNQVNNVLVFPGLFRGALDVRAKEINEEMKLAAAYAIANYIKDEDLNENNVIPSALDRGVATKVAEAIAKAAKETGAARI, from the coding sequence ATGAATTATTTTGTAGAAAGTTTAAAACTGCATGAAAAACATACAGGCAAAATTGAAGTAATATCAAAAATAAAAATCCAAACAAATGATGATTTGGCACTTGCGTACACACCTGGTGTTGCAGAACCTTGCAAGAAAATCTATGAAAACGTAGAAAATGTGTATAAATATACATCTAAAGGGAATATGGTTGCAGTGGTTACGGATGGCACTGCTATTCTAGGGCTTGGAGATATAGGACCCGAGGCAGGACTTCCGGTTATGGAAGGAAAGGCTATATTGTTTAAAGAGTTTGGTAATGTAGATGCCTTTCCAATATGCTTAGACACAAAGGACGTAGATGAAATTGTTCGCACAATACAGCTTATCTCCCCAGGGTTTGGTGGGATAAACTTAGAAGATATTAGTGCTCCAAGATGCTTTGAAATAGAAGAAAAGCTTAAAAAAATATTAGATATACCAGTATTTCACGATGACCAACATGGGACAGCAATTGTAGTTCTTGCAGGTCTTATCAATGCTTGTAAAGTAGTTGGAAAGAAGCTTGAGAATTTAAAGGTTGTAGTAAACGGTGCTGGTTCTGCGGGAACAGCAATATCAAAGCTTTTACTCTCCTCAGGAGTGAAGAATTTAATTGTCTGTGACAAAGTAGGAGTACTTTATAGAGGGATGGCAATAATTGATGATGCAAAAACAGCCCTTACAGAAATAACTAATCCAGAAAATATAAAAGGAAGCTTAAGTGATGCATTAGTAGGTGCAGATGTATTTATAGGGGTTTCTGCACCAGGAATAGTAACACCTGAGATGGTTAAATCTATGAACAAAGATTCTATAGTCTTTGGAATGGCAAATCCAACCCCAGAAATCATGCCAGATGAAGCTAAAAAAGCGGGCGCGAGGGTATGTGGTTCAGGACGTTCAGATTTTCCAAACCAAGTAAATAATGTTCTTGTATTTCCAGGGTTATTCAGAGGTGCATTAGATGTGAGGGCAAAAGAAATAAATGAAGAAATGAAGCTTGCAGCAGCATATGCTATTGCAAATTATATAAAAGATGAAGATTTAAACGAAAACAATGTAATTCCAAGTGCATTAGATAGAGGTGTAGCAACAAAAGTAGCAGAAGCAATTGCGAAAGCTGCAAAAGAAACAGGCGCAGCAAGGATATAA
- a CDS encoding amino acid ABC transporter substrate-binding protein, which yields MKKTSVLISTLLIATLGLVGCATSSSKNTESKDLLSKIKSEGKIQIGTEGTYAPYSFHDKSGKLTGFDVEIAEEVSKRLSVKPEFVETKWDGMFAGLDAKRFDMVVNLVGIQPDRQEKYDFSEPYIVSKAVLIVNSDDNTIKKFEDLKGKKSAQSLTSNLSKIAKDNGAILQPVDSFNQAIDLLGSKRVDATVNDSLSYLDLKKQKPDLAIKVVDEEGNAQPSAFMFKKGNKELVDAVNKALIDMKADGAYLKISNKWFGSDVSK from the coding sequence ATGAAAAAAACATCTGTATTAATTAGTACTTTATTAATAGCAACACTGGGACTTGTAGGATGCGCCACAAGTAGTAGTAAAAACACTGAATCTAAGGACCTATTATCAAAAATAAAGAGTGAAGGGAAAATACAAATTGGTACTGAAGGAACATACGCACCATACAGCTTCCATGATAAATCAGGAAAGTTAACTGGTTTTGATGTTGAAATTGCAGAGGAAGTATCTAAACGTCTTTCCGTAAAACCAGAATTTGTGGAAACAAAGTGGGATGGTATGTTTGCTGGGCTCGACGCAAAGCGATTTGATATGGTAGTAAATCTAGTTGGAATTCAACCAGATAGACAAGAAAAATATGATTTTTCAGAACCATATATAGTTTCAAAAGCAGTGCTTATAGTAAACAGTGATGATAACACTATCAAAAAGTTTGAAGATTTGAAGGGGAAGAAATCTGCTCAATCATTAACTAGTAACTTATCTAAAATTGCAAAAGATAATGGTGCAATACTTCAACCAGTTGACAGCTTTAATCAAGCAATTGACCTTTTAGGTTCTAAAAGGGTAGATGCCACAGTTAATGACAGTTTATCTTATCTTGATCTTAAAAAACAAAAACCAGACCTTGCTATAAAAGTTGTTGATGAGGAAGGAAATGCACAGCCAAGCGCATTTATGTTTAAAAAGGGAAATAAAGAATTAGTGGATGCGGTTAATAAAGCACTTATTGATATGAAAGCAGATGGTGCTTATTTAAAAATTTCAAATAAGTGGTTTGGCAGCGATGTATCAAAATAA
- a CDS encoding amino acid ABC transporter permease: MNFDVQTLRILNIIKDSFFPLLIAGVKFTIPVAVLSFILGSIVAMATALARISKHKSLVLISSFYVWIIRGTPLLVQLFIIFYGLPAAGITMGALPAAIIGFTLNVGAYNSEVIRAAILSIPKGQWEAASSIGMTHTQSLIRIILPQAARVSVPPLSNSFISLVKDTSLAASITLAEMFQIAQRITAVTYEPLVLYCEVAFIYLLFCTILSTIQQKIEKNLEKYVAR, encoded by the coding sequence ATGAATTTTGATGTGCAAACACTAAGAATATTAAACATAATTAAAGACTCTTTTTTTCCTTTATTAATAGCTGGTGTAAAATTTACCATTCCAGTGGCAGTGCTTTCTTTCATACTCGGTTCAATTGTGGCTATGGCAACGGCTCTTGCACGTATATCCAAACATAAATCATTAGTTTTAATATCAAGTTTTTATGTTTGGATAATAAGAGGGACACCGCTTCTCGTGCAGTTATTTATAATATTCTACGGATTACCAGCTGCTGGTATAACCATGGGAGCTTTACCGGCAGCAATTATAGGTTTTACATTAAATGTTGGAGCTTATAATTCGGAAGTAATTAGGGCTGCAATTCTATCTATACCTAAGGGGCAGTGGGAAGCAGCATCTTCAATTGGTATGACTCATACTCAGTCGTTGATTCGTATAATTTTGCCACAAGCAGCTAGAGTATCTGTACCGCCGCTGTCAAATTCATTTATAAGCCTTGTTAAAGATACATCCCTTGCTGCGTCGATTACTTTAGCGGAAATGTTTCAGATTGCTCAAAGAATAACAGCAGTAACATATGAACCACTTGTATTGTACTGTGAAGTGGCCTTTATATATCTATTATTTTGTACTATACTATCTACAATTCAACAGAAAATAGAGAAAAATCTTGAAAAATATGTCGCTAGGTAA
- a CDS encoding amino acid ABC transporter ATP-binding protein, whose product MINIKNLHKSFGNNEILKGIDLRIVRGEATIIIGPSGSGKTTLLRCMNLLDLPNKGTMSIGDNELVFGENKNPTDKEVISLRRNTGMVFQGFHLFPHMTVVENIMEGLVTVLKQSKKAAHDKALKLLDKVGLLDKCNSYPHELSGGQQQRVAIARAMAIEPSVLLFDEPTSALDPELEAEVLKVMKDLSLEGMTMVVVTHNMSFAREVADNIIFMDNGIIVDRGTPKELLINTTNPRIKQFLNLVSD is encoded by the coding sequence ATGATTAATATAAAAAATTTACACAAGAGTTTCGGAAATAATGAAATATTAAAAGGTATAGATTTGCGAATTGTAAGAGGCGAAGCAACCATTATTATAGGGCCTTCAGGTTCGGGTAAAACCACACTTCTTAGATGTATGAATTTGCTAGATCTGCCTAATAAGGGGACTATGAGCATTGGGGATAATGAATTAGTGTTTGGGGAAAATAAAAATCCAACTGATAAAGAAGTGATATCACTTCGCAGGAATACTGGAATGGTATTTCAAGGATTCCATTTATTTCCTCATATGACTGTGGTAGAAAATATTATGGAAGGGCTTGTTACTGTACTTAAGCAATCTAAGAAGGCAGCCCATGATAAAGCACTTAAGCTTTTAGATAAGGTTGGGCTTTTAGACAAGTGCAACAGTTATCCTCATGAGCTTTCAGGAGGACAACAACAAAGGGTTGCTATAGCGCGTGCTATGGCTATAGAACCATCAGTACTATTATTTGACGAGCCAACATCTGCACTGGATCCTGAGCTTGAAGCGGAGGTGCTTAAAGTTATGAAGGATCTATCACTTGAAGGTATGACAATGGTAGTTGTTACTCATAATATGAGTTTTGCAAGAGAAGTAGCAGACAATATAATATTTATGGATAACGGAATCATTGTTGACAGGGGAACACCGAAGGAGTTATTAATTAACACAACTAACCCAAGAATAAAACAATTTTTAAATTTAGTATCTGATTAG
- a CDS encoding methylated-DNA--[protein]-cysteine S-methyltransferase — MRRRFVKIGYDVYDSPIGLIHVVVNEIGVIKVEIFEEDWIQYKKKHEAIPKDNELCKEVIVQLDEYFKGKRKNFDIPLSIEGTQFRKKVWKALRDIPYGETRNYLQIAESIGNPKAVRAVGQANKYNQLPIIIPCHRVIGKSGKLVGFAGNRTPTQKLLLEIEGFNFQ, encoded by the coding sequence TTGAGGAGGCGTTTTGTGAAAATCGGTTATGATGTTTATGATTCCCCTATTGGGCTTATCCATGTAGTAGTGAATGAGATCGGTGTTATAAAAGTAGAAATTTTTGAAGAAGATTGGATACAATACAAGAAAAAACATGAAGCTATTCCCAAAGATAATGAGTTATGCAAGGAAGTTATAGTTCAGCTAGACGAATATTTCAAAGGTAAAAGGAAAAATTTCGATATACCTTTATCTATAGAAGGCACACAGTTCAGAAAGAAAGTATGGAAAGCCCTTAGAGATATACCTTATGGTGAAACGCGGAATTATTTGCAAATTGCAGAATCCATCGGAAACCCTAAAGCTGTAAGGGCAGTAGGTCAAGCTAATAAATATAACCAATTGCCTATAATTATACCCTGTCACAGGGTCATTGGTAAAAGTGGTAAGTTGGTAGGCTTTGCTGGTAATAGAACGCCTACACAAAAATTACTATTGGAAATTGAAGGATTCAATTTCCAATAG
- a CDS encoding alpha/beta-type small acid-soluble spore protein gives MSRNRVLVPEAKVGLNKFKMEAAKEVGVNLTDGYNGDLTSRENGSVGGQMVKKMVESYEKNL, from the coding sequence ATGTCAAGAAATAGAGTATTGGTTCCGGAGGCTAAGGTTGGATTAAACAAATTTAAAATGGAAGCTGCTAAAGAAGTAGGAGTAAATCTTACAGACGGTTACAATGGAGATTTAACCTCAAGAGAGAATGGTTCGGTAGGCGGACAAATGGTTAAGAAAATGGTTGAGTCTTACGAAAAGAATTTGTAA
- a CDS encoding putative DNA modification/repair radical SAM protein, which produces MDIMKKLEILSNSAKYDASCSSSGSNRKNTKGGIGNAASTGICHSWSQDGRCISLLKILYTNKCIYDCKYCINRASNDLERTSFTPKEVVDLTINFYRRNYIEGLFLSSGVERSPDYTMENLVRILKDLRLIHKFNGYIHVKAIPGSDPKLIYEAGLYADRMSVNIELPSEKSLKLLAPQKNKADILKPMRLIKHSIIESNEYKKKGFKAPRFTPGGQSTQIMVGATNESDLRVISLTEGLYNTFGLKRVYYSAYVPVVQHANLPAIQSTPPILKEHRMYQADWLLRYYGFKANELLDEQNPNFDINLDPKAFWALNNLDKFPLEVNNAPYETLLRVPGIGVTSALRIIKSRRLCNLSYDNLKKIGVVLKRARYFITCSGKFYGDKAMERGRIKNYLLDYESFDKPQQMSLFTQRSDLFV; this is translated from the coding sequence GTGGATATAATGAAAAAACTTGAAATATTATCTAATTCAGCGAAGTATGATGCGTCTTGTTCTTCGAGCGGTTCTAATAGAAAGAACACAAAGGGAGGCATAGGTAATGCAGCATCAACAGGTATTTGCCATTCCTGGTCACAGGATGGTAGATGTATTTCGCTACTTAAAATTTTGTATACCAATAAATGCATATACGATTGTAAATATTGTATTAATAGAGCTAGTAATGATCTGGAGAGAACAAGCTTTACTCCAAAAGAAGTAGTAGATTTAACTATAAATTTCTATAGAAGAAATTATATCGAAGGATTATTTTTAAGTTCTGGGGTAGAAAGAAGCCCAGATTACACGATGGAAAATTTAGTGAGAATTTTAAAGGATTTAAGACTGATTCACAAATTTAATGGATATATTCATGTAAAAGCTATTCCAGGCTCTGATCCAAAGCTCATATATGAGGCGGGATTGTATGCAGACAGAATGAGTGTAAATATTGAGTTGCCGTCAGAAAAAAGCTTAAAACTCTTAGCACCTCAAAAGAATAAGGCAGATATATTAAAACCTATGCGACTTATTAAACACAGTATAATAGAATCTAATGAATATAAGAAAAAAGGATTTAAAGCTCCTAGATTTACTCCTGGTGGACAAAGTACTCAGATAATGGTAGGGGCAACTAATGAAAGTGATTTAAGAGTAATTAGTCTTACTGAAGGATTATATAATACTTTTGGGCTTAAGAGGGTGTATTATTCTGCTTATGTGCCGGTGGTGCAGCACGCAAATTTACCCGCTATTCAAAGCACACCTCCAATATTAAAAGAACATAGAATGTATCAAGCAGATTGGCTTTTAAGATATTATGGATTTAAGGCAAATGAATTATTAGATGAGCAAAATCCGAACTTTGATATAAATTTAGATCCCAAAGCCTTTTGGGCATTAAATAATTTGGATAAGTTTCCGTTAGAAGTAAATAACGCTCCCTATGAAACATTACTTAGAGTGCCTGGAATAGGAGTAACATCGGCTTTAAGAATTATAAAATCAAGAAGACTTTGCAATCTTTCCTATGATAATTTAAAAAAAATAGGAGTAGTGCTCAAAAGAGCTAGATACTTTATAACTTGTAGTGGTAAATTTTATGGAGATAAGGCGATGGAAAGAGGAAGGATCAAAAATTATTTATTAGACTATGAAAGTTTTGATAAGCCACAACAAATGAGCTTGTTTACTCAAAGGAGTGATTTATTTGTTTAG
- a CDS encoding TIGR03915 family putative DNA repair protein — MFRYIYDGSFDGFLSVVYGCYYDRIPECIDRVDRYTFDMIYKDKFIETDIIKSNKVSKSILEKISKDALIHVYQAFLSEVQGIELILFKYIQLGFKLGSKVNDFLTDDIVNEVQKYSRKVGFEAHRFLGLVRFQEFKGILYAAIEPTYNILELIANHFKARLTNEKWIIHDVKRKTGVVYENHEWILRDLKFEKLESNEKEELFYRNLWKVFHKSVGIQERSNKRLQMQHMPKKYWDNLIEMK, encoded by the coding sequence TTGTTTAGATACATTTATGATGGAAGTTTCGATGGGTTTTTATCTGTTGTATATGGTTGTTACTATGATAGAATACCTGAATGCATAGATAGGGTAGATAGATATACTTTTGACATGATATATAAGGACAAGTTTATAGAAACTGATATAATAAAATCAAATAAAGTATCTAAGTCAATACTAGAAAAAATATCAAAAGATGCATTAATTCATGTGTATCAAGCGTTTTTATCTGAGGTACAAGGAATAGAGTTAATATTATTTAAATATATTCAGTTAGGGTTTAAGTTAGGGAGTAAAGTTAATGATTTTTTAACAGATGACATTGTAAATGAAGTACAGAAATATTCTAGAAAAGTTGGCTTTGAAGCACATAGATTTTTAGGATTAGTTAGATTTCAAGAATTCAAGGGCATATTGTATGCAGCAATTGAACCTACTTACAATATTCTTGAGCTCATAGCAAATCACTTTAAAGCAAGACTTACAAATGAAAAGTGGATAATTCATGATGTGAAGAGAAAAACAGGTGTAGTTTATGAAAATCATGAATGGATATTAAGGGATTTGAAATTTGAAAAATTAGAAAGTAATGAGAAGGAAGAGTTATTCTATCGAAACCTTTGGAAAGTTTTTCATAAAAGTGTTGGCATACAAGAAAGGAGTAATAAAAGACTACAAATGCAACATATGCCAAAGAAATATTGGGATAATTTAATTGAAATGAAATAG